The nucleotide sequence TTCCGGCAAAAATCTCCATTTTGCATAATCATATCGAATTTTTCTCGAATAAATAGTGGGACTCGACCAAAATAGATGCCTATAAAATAGTCGGTTTGCATTAAAGCACATGGAACGGAGGGCGGCGACTCCTGCGGGATAAGCGTGACGGCCGATACACCGCAAGAGCGTAGCGATGAGGAGGATTGGTCAACGTCCGCGGAAAGCGTCCGCCTGTAGTGGAATGTGCGGATAGGCATTTATTTTGATATGAAGCAAAATAGTCAGTGATATGTTTTAAAAAAACGTCTTTGTATAACAACCGAAAATTGTCGAATACTCTAATTAGATTGTGCTAAAAAATTATTATAGTATGATGTTGTTTTGTTATTGAAAGATTAAAAATAAAGAGAAGCTCAATAAAGAGAAATTCAAAAAAACGACTTCAGGCTAGACGTAGATGAACGTTTTCTTTTATAATCGACTTTTGTGTAGTACAATATAAATTAGTCAAATAGAGCCAAGGGGGCATTCACTATGTCAGTAGAATTAAATAACGAATTCGGTCATATTGATATATCCAATGATGTTATTGCTCAGATTGCTGGTGGAGCAGCGATTGAATGCTATGGCATTGTAGGCATGGCATCAAAACATCAAATTCGTGATGGTTTAACAGATATTTTACGAAAAGAGAATTTTGCAAAAGGTGTGCTCATTCGCCAAGAAGGTGATGACTTACATATTGATATGTACATTATTGTAAGCTATGGTACGAAAATTTCTGAAATCGCTTATCAAGTACAATCCAAAGTAAAATATACAGTAAATAAAACATTAGGTATGAGCGTTAAATCAGTTAATATTTTTGTTCAAGGCGTTCGTGTTGCGAATGTGTAAGAGGAGGAAATGAATCGAATGAAGTCTTTAGACGGAATTAAATTTGCTGAAATGGTACAAATGGGTGCACATCACCTATACCAAAACGCAGCTTATGTAGATTCGCTAAATGTATTCCCTGTGCCGGATGGTGATACAGGGACAAATATGAATTTATCAATGACATCTGGTGCAGATGAAACAGAAGCCAATGTAAGTGCACATATCGGTAAAACAGCTCAGGCTTTATCAAAAGGCTTACTAATGGGTGCACGCGGAAATTCAGGCGTAATTTTATCGCAGTTATTCCGCGGGTTCGGTAAAGCGATTGAAAAAGAAGCTGAGATCGATGCGAAAGGCTTAGCGAATGCATTTCAGGCTGGTGTAGATACTGCCTATAAAGCCGTTATGAAACCAGTGGAAGGGACAATCTTAACGGTTGCTCGTGAAGCGGCAGCAAAAGGTGTGGAAGTTGCTGAAACAGAAGAAGATATGATTGTCTTGATGGAAGCGTTTATCGAGGAAGCAAAACAATCATTAAACCGCACGCCGGATCTTTTACCTGTATTAAAAGAAGTGGGCGTTGTTGATAGC is from Solibacillus isronensis and encodes:
- a CDS encoding Asp23/Gls24 family envelope stress response protein, producing MSVELNNEFGHIDISNDVIAQIAGGAAIECYGIVGMASKHQIRDGLTDILRKENFAKGVLIRQEGDDLHIDMYIIVSYGTKISEIAYQVQSKVKYTVNKTLGMSVKSVNIFVQGVRVANV